From Hyla sarda isolate aHylSar1 unplaced genomic scaffold, aHylSar1.hap1 scaffold_552, whole genome shotgun sequence, the proteins below share one genomic window:
- the LOC130339773 gene encoding histone H2B 1.1-like, which translates to MSDPAKSAPAPKKGSKKAVTKTQKKDGKKRRKTRKESYAIYVYKVLKQVHPDTGISSKAMGIMNSFVNDIFERIAGEASRLAHYNKRSTITSREIQTAVRLLLPGELAKHAVSEGTKAVTKYTSAK; encoded by the coding sequence ATGTCTGATCCCGCCAAGTCTGCACCAGCGCCTAAGAAGGGCTCtaagaaagccgtgaccaagacTCAGAAGAAGGACGGCAAGAAGcggaggaagaccaggaaggaaaGCTATGCCATCTACGTGTACAAGGTGCTCAAGCAGGTCCATCCTGACACCGGCATCTCCTCCAAGGCCATGGGCATCATGAACTCctttgtcaacgatatcttcgagcgcatcgcaggggaagcctcccgcctggctcactacaacaagcgctccaccatcacctcccgggagatccagaccgccgtgcgcctgctgctgcctggagagctggccaagcacgccgtgtccgagggcaccaaggccgtcaccaagtacaccagcgccaagtaa
- the LOC130339772 gene encoding histone H2A type 1: MSGRGKQGGKVRAKAKTRSSRAGLQFPVGRVHRLLRKGNYAERVGAGAPVYLAAVLEYLTAEILELAGNAARDNKKTRIIPRHLQLAVRNDEELNKLLGGVTIAQGGVLPNIQAVLLPKKTESSKAAKSK, encoded by the coding sequence ATGTCTGGAAGAGGAAAGCAAGGAGGGAAGGTTCGGGCCAAGGCCAAGACCCGCTCATCCCGGGCAGGACTCCAGTTCCCTGTCGGTCGTGTGCACAGGCTCCTCCGCAAAGGGAACTACGCCGAGAGGGTGGGCGCCGGTGCTCCGGTCTACCTGGCCGCTGTGCTGGAGTATTTAACCGCTGAGATCCTGGAATTGGCCGGTAATGCCGCCCGGGACAACAAGAAGACCCGCAtcatcccccgtcacctgcagctggccgtgcgcaatgacgaggagcTGAACAAGCTGCTGGGTGGGGTGACCATCGCCCAGGGAGGCGTCCTGCCCAACATCCAGGCCGTGCTGCTGCCCAAGAAGACCGAGAGCAGCAAAGCGGCCAAGAGCAAGTGA